The Porites lutea chromosome 11, jaPorLute2.1, whole genome shotgun sequence genome contains the following window.
aaatatcacacattttgttgttagttatgattaattggaaACAGAACTTCACGTcatccaattcagtctgtaatcatacgcgTGTTCAAGCAAATCAGACTCCTGGGCACACAGTTGTCCGATTTTCTTGAATGATTACAcactgaattggactccactcagtccagTTACCATATGATTatttatcgttattattattgttgttttttttttttcagagactTAACACTGCTAATGAGGAAATAATTGAAGTTCTCCTGTCCAAACAACAGGTTAGTCTTGCATCATTCATGATTAATTTCTTTCAAATTATTGCATTTAACGTATTTCTCTTCTTGACCCGGCCATTTCATTTTGTATCATTTTTATTACATAACTCTTTTCCCCTTTGTAGCTTTTACCAGCTCTACGCTACATTCGAGCCATTGGTGCCGAGGACTCTGCCTCACCAAGGAAGTTCTTAGAAGCTGCAATGAATCCAGAGGATCCCATGCTTTTCTACACTGGTATGTATGGTTCTGTTGAACATAGTTTGTTGATTTGGTTCTTCATCATTATCACATTGCAACTCTCCAGCCATCTCTTTGCATGGGTACAAGTGACATACTTATCCTAGGATGGACCTATACAATGGGAAGTAGTAAATACTCTAAGATGCTACTAAAACTTGGATAAGCTTTGGCTTTATGTAGGCCTCCTTTCCTTTGGAGTGCAACTTTATATCATATATCCATGATAACCATGTCATCAAgctagttttatttttaatgtttttattagATTCGCCAATTCTTGGCAGGGTCACTGCAACAGCAGAGGCTATTACTGCATGCCCATAACAGTCCCTCCCCcatgagagatagaccaccacaccaTGTATTACTTCCCCTACTCTTTTAGACTTTAAAATAATGTCCCTTTAGGTTCTctgggacaagtagattttctggCTCAAGGcatgtaatatttttttaagctttcttgcccaatgggcaagtgtCTTGTAACTAAATATGGTAATTAAAGAAAAGCAAGCAATGGCACTAtataggcaagtgaaatttgagttGACAAATTTTTTAAGCCCCGATGCCACTCACATGTGACCTCTGATCTAGCAGCACTCCCTAACTTCAGAAGCTGCTTGCAGGCTAGATCCCTATTGGTACTTGGCACAGTAAAAGTTAATTTGTTGCCTCTATCATGTACATGTAGGTTGAGGGTTGCAACTTTGGCTGCAGCACTTGAGAAAAGTGGTAGTGAGTTTGGGCAACTTGTGTGAATTAACCCCTGCTAAGTATGGGTAGCCCCAGAGGGAGGTACTAGAGCTGAACCTGAAAACATCTTTATAGTCTTCACTGCTGTTGTGTAActgtttgtcttttctttttctgtttgtcattttttgttgCAGTGTTCAAGTTTTTTGAACAACGTAATATGAAGTTACGTGGAAGCCCTGAATTTGTTCCTGGTAAGTCATTAGTAGTACCATAAATATTATTcatatcaacatttttttaagggacTGCCCCCTCCCACCCCTTGTCTTTGTAAGCAATAAATTCCTCACAGATTTTATTTGGAGGATCTCTAAAGAGAGATTGAAATAGAGGGTGAGTGAACAAGCTAATCCAGTACCAACTTATGCTATTTGCCATTATACAGGTGAACACTGTGAACCATATGTTAAAAGGTTTGAATTGTTGTTTGGATCAAGTCGCAGTGGAATATCTCAGGGCAATGGAGGAatcaattaaacaaaatacaagggAGGCCATGTTGAGAAAGAGATTAGAAGAAACTTGGAATGAGCTGGAAAAtatgtagcctcccacgcagacgttcttttggctcaTCATGCAAACCTCCCTTGTGGGGCAGGAACACATCGATCAGATATGCTTTGGAATAAGTTCTCTAGGTGAACTATAAGGATCTTTCCCAATGGCCAGTAAGTCAGTGAGTTTTAGTTTGGACTGACGCAGGACAAAATATGAGCAGAGAGTACAGTAGAACCCTGCCTTACTGCCACCTCATTCATACAGTCACCTTAttattacagccactttttttggctgcCCAGGCAAAATTGTCtatacatttttttgtaaagaaaccctctttaatacggccaattttttttggccccTTAGTGACCGTAAAAACGGGGCTCCACTGTATGAATTTTCAGCCAGCtacacctcattattatggatAGTTTGCTGTCCCTGAGGAAAGAAAGcccatacattttctctaaattcaaccgtcttaatatggacaccccaTTAATACAggcactttctatggccccctcagtttCTGTATTTAATGGGGTGACTGTACCTCATTCTTGTTGGCGAGAAGATTCATAGACAAAAAATTTGATTGATCTACTTAGTTCATAAAGTAACCTGGCCACTGAAATGTTACCTTATAGATAATTTTCTGAGAATCTGACATTTAGAGCACTAGCTAGCCTTCTGCAACTTCTTTTCTAACTTGAAATCTCAGTTACTGCAGTCACTCCTCTAAGCCCATACTCAGTATCACAGGCCAAACTAGAAATACTAACTTTTGTCAGGGTGGCCTGTTCTCTCCATTATTTTCTTCCCATATGAGCAAACAAGTGATAGCTCTATGTAGGTAGTGCATCATGGTAAGTGCGGGATGGAAACATAAAACTTATGCCCTTTTAGCAACCTGTTTCTGACACATGTACATACTagactagactgttcacagtcttctattttcccgtaagatcaTCGACATCGACCGCTATGCATTTACGGGTTGCCATCTTgaatgagtgtcaaaactacttaggggggcgggggggtggtTTGGGCCCCTCTCCCCCTAGAGCTACATGTATAATCCTCAAcacccgccccctcggtacatttgaaaatcaagatggccacaattaacggtaagacgcgctaCATCACGATGATCTCAtggaaaaaataggggactgtgaataGTCTAATGCTTGACAGGTTACTAGCCAGATAGTTTGCTCCACTAGCCTCAGACAATAATTTATTGGACAGCACTTTGGTTGCATCCTGATACACAAGAGTGCTGGTATTTAAGACAAAAAGAACAGATTTTAGTGTGTTATcagttttttaatcattttataAGAAAATGGTGTTAAGAGTTGCTTTAAGTGGGTCATTCAATGTATGTGAAGAAATTCCTTTTCAAGTATTTTCAGGCTATTGCATACAGTTTGCTGTAACTTTTCAAAAAAGACTTTTTGTAATAATAAATAGGGTAGGATTTCTGTCATTAGCAATGTAAATAAGagttttcaaacaaagttaattaAATTAGGGTGCAATTACGATatactgttttttaaaaaaataaattatcaatTGAGTTATCAATACACTGAACATTACTTTGGCATAACTTGAAGTTTATTTTACAAGTTTCCCTTAAAAAGTGCACCACCCTGCAAACTGAAAGTATTAGCCGTGAAGTAAGAATTTGATCTTTCAGGTCTTTACAAACTGTTTctatattctttttctttcatacTCAACACTCATGAACATCTTTGTTTAGTTTCTCTTGTTATAAAATTTTCCCATGTTTAGCCTTTACAATGCTATTATTTACCAGATGCTTTTTTCTCAGCTCATAACACTATAAAGAGATATTAAATTACAATAGGAAATGTACATTATAgctataaataaaaatacacaaTAATGTGTGATGACAATGTAACTTAACACTATGTATAACTTATATTGTATAAATTCAATAAAACTATATGGAAGATTCATCTAGAtctgtttgttttcatctgtttgTTATAAAATCTGTTATAATATagtaaatttgaaaatttcctatttatttatttgctatGTTTGGAGAGACACAGGTGGTCCACTGTGAATATCACTGTCTGACTCCCAGTTCCCCTCTGATATGATTGGACGAGGAGGTGCAAAGATGTTGGGAAACCTAAAAAAATGAacaggacaaaaaaaatttagttgTGTAAGAAGATTATGAAAGATCTAGATGTCTAACTAGTACTGTAGTACCCTATgccaatattaattttatttaggaAGTCACAGTGGTTACCTATTAAATGGCACAACATTTTGATACATGTAAATTCAATAGGGAggttttgaaactgaaaactatcaaTATAGTCTACTACAAGAAAACGTACTGAGACAGGTTGAGTAAATATTcagataaagaaattaaaaaaacaaacaaacaaacaaatacaacaaACTAAGGTACTGCGTGGCTGGCACAGTGAAGTGCAAGCATTTAATTTTATCGGTTGACCCACACTACATACTGTTCTAATTCTGAAGATAGCATACCTTGATTGTGATATATCTTCCACAGGTTTTCTATTAAGTAGAGTTGAGTTTGGAGCTCTGGCTTGTACTATAGCTGCCAATGGTTTTGTGCCCTTGGGGAGAACTCCTTGTCCAACTCCTTCATAAATTACAGGATTCAATCCTGGGTTTTGAGGGCCTGGTAATGGTGGCAAAGAGGGTATACTGGTAAGGGCATTAGATGAACCAGAGATGAAGTTTGTAGATGTCCCCCCCTCAAGGAAGTTGAGTTGCCTTCTCTGACGTCTTCTCGCATCTCTGCTGGCTTTCCAGTTCATTAAGAACCTTTTTGCAGTCTCATTGATTTCCTTGCCATCCAGCATTACTACGAAGTCAACAACATTATAATGTACATTAAGGACAcataaactgcaataaaaataatagctTTAAAACTATTAAGTACGATAGAATCGATGAAAAGTCATCCAATATTTGTTTCTACCAAAGAGATCTCTGGTGTAaaaattccccccaaaaaaaccaCTTTCAGAGACTTTGGTAGTCTTTTCACATTGCACTACAgtaataatttttgttattcaatatttttaaaaaaaattaaggatttttttcttgagtttttcattttttttatcaaatgtCACTAAAAACCACTTACCTAATGATCGAGACATAACTATGACTCTGTCTCTATACTTTTTCTTGTGACACAAAGTATTCCCAGCCATCTCTAACCTCCATACTGATGGCCATGCAGCCAACACTCTTGAAAGTTCCTTCAagtcaaagacaaaaaaaaattgttatttaactgacaatattatcaataaaattGCAATACCCTGACCTTAGCAGAATTAATTCATGACATAAAACTTGGTCCATTCTTTTAAATGATCTGAGTAAGTTGGCCAATTGAAGTATGAGCCAGGGGATGAAGAAAATAACATGCATTTACCTTCATATCTGAAAGACAGTTATTTTCTGTGAAGAACTGTGTCATATTTGTCAGGCATTTTAACTCTTCAATTGAATCAATGTTGTTCTCTGATATGTTCAACACACACAGGCTTTTCTGTAAAGACAAGAAAAATACCATATGTTAGTCTATTGTTATTCTTAAATTCCTGTTAtcctatcatcatcatcatcaccaccaaaatcatcatcattattcatCCAACCATGAATGTTCAGTAATATTGAGACCACCCACACACTTAATTTCAACAAATAGTTTTAACAGCTCAGTCTGTTCACAGTTAACCTTGACTAAACTGATTCATGATTATTATGTCAGTGATATACGTTTGCCGTCTTAGCAAACATTGTAAAATACTTACAGCAAGAGCTTGAAGTGATCGTGGCTCAAAGAGGAGCTTTTCTCCAGGAGGTAAAGTCTGTTTCTCAATGTGAAGCTCTCTTAAATTCTCTAACCTTTCTAATCCTTCCACAACTGTGATGGCATTTGAACCCAGGTATCTGGAAAGACAACAAGTCAATAACTTAGACAATACTTCTGACAGTGGAGTACTACCTCTTGCATAAGTTAACACTGGCCATCATTCACAGTAATCTACAGGACATTTCTCAGGCAGTCACATAGATTTCAAGTTACCAGGCATATGCA
Protein-coding sequences here:
- the LOC140951622 gene encoding protein phosphatase 1 regulatory subunit 42-like, which gives rise to MGKISLELIAKSHSHTKKRRDETVQQYVRRLTHLYFSEKNIDEIDNLHHCRNLSVLYLYDNNISKIKNLGFASNLTHLYLQKNQITKIEGLDNLKRLTKLYLGSNAITVVEGLERLENLRELHIEKQTLPPGEKLLFEPRSLQALAKSLCVLNISENNIDSIEELKCLTNMTQFFTENNCLSDMKELSRVLAAWPSVWRLEMAGNTLCHKKKYRDRVIVMSRSLVMLDGKEINETAKRFLMNWKASRDARRRQRRQLNFLEGGTSTNFISGSSNALTSIPSLPPLPGPQNPGLNPVIYEGVGQGVLPKGTKPLAAIVQARAPNSTLLNRKPVEDISQSRFPNIFAPPRPIISEGNWESDSDIHSGPPVSLQT